A window of the Zeugodacus cucurbitae isolate PBARC_wt_2022May chromosome 2, idZeuCucr1.2, whole genome shotgun sequence genome harbors these coding sequences:
- the Dnah5_0 gene encoding uncharacterized protein Dnah5_0, which translates to MSRYSFLQRSKKSAGTSGKRFRRIEKIWTHEEQKILIDFIAARPAIWDPDSELYKKSEIRKKIWAEIAEVTKHSVNDAKNYWNNLRSRFNTERRKAMLFESKHPGKKFESGYEFYTGMQFLTKIDSRRPAQSVEDVHIQMNDYYSLSSQTQDESDIESNHSLLEPKYKTDNDHWNLKEMFLNDTIQQPMTVIKDDSATEKFVHPNEHILDNLAMDPLKSDELPTSNKRKLYIDQHQPVPVRRKWKEVFSEFILCELERYECNDAQRLKAELTTVCLNFQPQQPPMNDY; encoded by the exons ATGAGCAGATATAGttt CTTACAAAGGTCCAAAAAATCAGCGGGAACGAGTGGGAAACGATTCCGTCGGATAGAAAAGATTTGGACACATGAGgaacaaaaaatacttatagaCTTTATAGCGGCAAGACCGGCTATATGGGATCCCGATtctgaattgtataaaaaaagtgaaattagaaAGAAAATATGGGCAGAAATCGCCGAAGTAACAAAGCATAGTGTGAATGACGCGAAAAATTACTGGAATAATTTGCGTTCACGATTTAAC ACGGAGCGTAGGAAAGCAATGCTGTTTGAAAGTAAGCATCCGGGCAAAAAATTTGAATCTGGTTATGAATTTTATACCGGAATGcagtttttaacaaaaatagatTCAAGAAGGCCTGCACAGAGTGTGGAAGATGTG CATATACAAATGAATGATTACTATTCACTTAGCAGCCAAACACAAGATGAAAGCGATATTGAATCTAATCACAGTTTACTGGAACCCAAATATAAAACGGATAATGACCATTGGAATCTGAAGGAGATGTTTTTGAATGACACTATACAACAGCCAATGACTGTGATCAAAGATGATTCTGCTACAGAAAAGTTTGTACACCCGAATGAGCATATTTTGGATAATTTGGCTATGGATCCATTAAAATCAGACGAATTACCAACAAGTAATAAGCGCAAACTGTATATTGATCAACATCAACCAGTACCAGTACGTAGAAAGTGGAAGGAAGTATTCTCCGAGTTTATATTATGTGAACTGGAGCGTTATGAGTGTAATGATGCGCAAAG aCTGAAGGCTGAATTGACGACCGTTTGCTTAAACTTTCAACCACAGCAACCGCCAATGAATGACTATTAA
- the LOC105211874 gene encoding protein CREG1, which produces MAKAITSVFTFALVTLISLNYCAAYSALEDARIIAEYKRYLRTTNHAAVARTLVHKTNWASVGSISTNDKITDYPMVNIISVDDSALDGSSTGRIHFLLTDLDFTGPDWKHVNKVTFLFSDDQTLNCKNHGQDPMEPTCARTIISGKVKELDKKDKDYNDWLQAFTVRHPAAKKWIKAHSFYLCELEIENIFVLDFYGGPHNIAVKDYYNAKPN; this is translated from the exons ATGGCAAAAGCAATCACCAGTGTCTTTACATTTGCTCTTGTAACATTAATCAGTCTCAATTATTGTGCCGCCTATTCGGCGCTTGAAGACGCACGCATTATTGCAGAATACAAACGTTATTTGCGTACCACAAATCATGCTGCAGTAGCACGTACTTTGGTGCACAAAACCAACTGGGCGTCAGTGGGTAGCATTTCGACGAATGATAAAATCACTGACTATCCAATGGTAAACATAATCTCGGTGGATGACAGCGCATTGGATGGTTCATCTACAGGACGCATACATTTCTTGCTGACAGATTTGGATTTTACTGGCCCCGATTGGAAGCATGTTAATAAAGTCACTTTTCTTTTCTCCGATGATCAAACTTTGAATTGCAAAAATCATGGACAGGATCCAATGGAGCCGACATGTGCACGTACCATAATTAGCGGAAAGGTTAAGGAG TTGGACAAAAAGGATAAGGACTACAACGACTGGTTGCAGGCATTCACAGTACGCCATCCAGCTGCCAAGAAATGGATTAAAG CTCACAGCTTCTATTTATGCGAACTggaaatcgaaaatattttcgttttggaCTTCTATGGTGGTCCGCATAATATCGCTGTGAAGGATTATTATAACGCGAAACCGAACTAA